CCCGAGCGCCCCAGAGCCCGTTATCACATACGCTTCCTGCGCGCCCAAATAGCCCTTAAACCGCGTGCACAAGTCCGCGTAAAGCGCGGTGAAATCCTTTGACCTGTGCGTAATCATCTCCTTTGTCTGCGCATTCCTTATCTCTTCCAGGACCGGCACCGGACCCGGGGCTAGCAAAACCATTTTTCCACCTCTTAAATTCACGTGCGCAGGCAATCCGCGCGCAATCAGTAAATAACTATTACCGGCTCAGAGTATCTCCTTATGTTCCCGTTGTATACGCGCTCCTTGAGTATGCGCTCCAGATACGCCGTTGCTTCAGTTTCCCCCTCGTGCAGCCAGCCCAGCCGCATGTTCAGCCTAATGATTCTGTTAGGGATCACGTGCCTCGTCGATTTCGGGCTGAAAACTTTGCCCTCCAGCGCGCGTTCCACTATCTCTTCCTTAGTGTAAACCTTCCTGTACATCACGGTTTTCCCCTTTTCCACCCACCCCGAAGCCTCCTCGTCCGAGTAGTATTGGAATGAAGTTTCGCCCCCGTTAAGCTTCCCCAGCACCCTCTTCTGCTCAGCCATCAATCCGTCCAAATCATAGGAGCCCGGCTCCACGAGCGCGTATTCCTTTTTCCCGCTGTTTTTCTTGGCAATCATGAACGGCGCTTTCTTGTCCGCGAGGCTCTTCAATCCAATCTCGAAGTCCACTGCATCGAGCTTGAGCCCGGCGCTTTTCACGTTCTCGAACGCAATCTTCTCAGAAACAGGGAACCAGGTCCCGATTTTTATGTCCGGCCTTGAATAATCCACGAACTGGCAGACCGCCCTGGGGCACTTTATCATGCTCAGGACCTTTATCCTGTGGTTCCCGTCGAGCACCACCCTGCTCTTCTTGTCCACGAGCAGAGGGTCCACCAGCTGGCCTATATTCAGCATGGCCTCCTTCAGCCTGAGCAGGTTCCCCGGGATGGTCTCCTCGTGGCTGTGAAGCGTCCCGAGGTCGCAAATTTTGAGCTGTTCGAGTATGTCTTCAAATAAGGCGTCCATAAACCTATTGTCCAGGCTAACTTTAAAAAAAGTATACTTGCCCTAATTTGCGAGCACTTTGTCAGCTATCTTTATCACGAAGATGAACGCCAGCGCCGCCGCCAGCACGGCCTTCGGGCTGACCTTTATGCCTGCAAGCTCCATGTTCGAGCCCACGCCCAGTATTCCGGCGCTGCTCATGGGCATCATTACCTGTTTTGCCATGCATTGTTTTTCCAGCCAATATTTATAAAGTTGATTTGTTTTATATGCCCATGACTGTGGACATAGTTAAAACCGCCAGCTTCGACGCCAAAAACCCACTAATAATAGTCGGTTTTCCAGGGATAGGCCTTGTAGGGAGCGTCGCTACCGCTTATTTCGTGGAAAAGAACGGCTTCGAGATGGTGGGCTACATAAGCAGCGGCGATTTCGCGCCTCTTGCTGCAATCCACAACTACAAACCCCTTCCACCCGTGCGCATTTACTACTCGAAGAGCCTCAACATAATGGTGATAATGGGCGAAATAGTGGTTCCTGTTTCAGTTTCGCACGACCTCGCGCACCGAATAATGGATTTCGCGTCTGAGCTCAAGGCCACCCGCATAATCTCGGTCGGGGGCATATCCCTGAGGGAAAGCGAAAGCGCGGTCTATCTGGTGGGAAACGAGCAGAGCAACGTGAACGCGCTGGTTTCAAAGAAAGTCGGCAGGAGCATAAAGGAAGGCGCCACGACCGGCGTTACAGGAACCCTGCTCGCAGTGAGCGGCCTTTCCGGCTATTCCATGCTCGCAGTGCTTGCTGAAGCCAGCCCTGACTTCGTGGACCCGAAAGCCGCTTCCAACGCCCTTCAAGTATTGTCCAAAATAATCGAAGTTCCGATAAACACGGTCGAGCTGGAGAGGGAAGCGCGCACCCTTGCGCAGGGCGCGAAGGAGAGCGCGGTGAAATCAAAAGCCTTGGGCAAGAAGACCGGCCCTACCGGCGGAATGTACGGATAAAAGGGGTATTTATTCTATTTATCAGTTTGCCCTTTTCACTTGGATTCCATATACGCATCGTACATTCCAGGCAGGGTTTTCCACTCGACTTTTCCAGAGCGCACATACGGGTCTATCCTCGCGAGCCATTCGTCCAGCAGCGTGCTATTCAGTTCGGAACCAAGGCTGTTGGACAAATAATAAGTGTTCACCCTGCCCTCTTCCGAGAGCGCAATCGCCTGCTCCAATTCCTCAATGGAGGCGTTGATATCCTCTTTTGTGAATTCGCACTTCTGCCCGCTCCTGTTCCCGCTCTTTTCCTCCCACATGCAGCTCAGCCCGCCGCTCGCAGGGAGCATGACCACCTTCCCGTTCTGCGCGTCATCCGTGAGCCAGTCTACGCCGTTCTCCATCCTCCAGGGGTAAGTTCTATTCGCAAGCTCCCCAGGGAACACCTGGTGGCACGCGGCCGGGCTCGGACAATCCCTGTACTCGGCAGGCCTTACTCCGGGCGGCATTGAAGAAACGCAGTACGCGACCTGCCCGGTTACGAATTTGTAGCCAGAATCCCTTGCCGCGCTCACCCAATCCAATTTGGAGCATATCCCTGAAACGTGCCTCACTTCCACTCCCAGCGTCTCAAGCTCCGCCTTCCCCGCTTTCAGCTCGTCCAAGAAAGTGACATAAGTGTAATTCGTGCCTACTCCTGCATCCGCATGCACCCCTATTCCATGCCCCCTATTTTCCATTTCCTTGAGCACGTTCTCGTTCCATTTTATGCATCCGTCCGTGTATTCCTTGCTCTCAAGCGTGAGCTTCGCCCCGTGCTTCTCGAAAACGTCCGCATAATTCCTCACCGCTTCGGTGTGCCTCTGGAAACTGGCGTTGCTTCCGGTGTCGTCCCACCCCTCGAGGTGAACCATGAAACCTAAGTAGAGCGTCGCGTTTTTGCCATCAATAGTCTGGTTCGCCGAATCAGCTCCCAGGTTTTCCGCTTCGCAGTCCTGGGGGCACATTCCGCTGCTGTTCTCTATCCGGTCGCAGGTCCCGTCCCCGCACATGTTCAACGGGATGATGTTCTTCACTTCAGGCAGCCCTCCGCTGAGATTAGGGCCCTGTCCTGTCCCAACACCTCCCTGCTGGACGCAGCCCAAAAGCAGAAAACAGGCAACAACAACCAATACGCACTCCTTCATTCCCATGTGCTCACCGAAATTCCTATTCACCTCATCCTTTTCAACCTTTGCCTTGCCGGCAGTATTCAGCTATCTTAGTGGATTTAGCATCTTCTCATCTATGACAGCTATAAAATCGTATTTGCCCAGCACGTTCCCGAATCTTGTTTTTAAATCTCTCGTAAACTCGTGCAATTCGCTATTATTGCGCACTATCACATCGGCCTCAATGTCCCAACTCCCTATCGCCTTGTTCAAAAACACCACGTCATCGCACTGGGCGCAGAAATCCACGAACCGCTTCTCATCCTCTTTGGTCGCGTTCCTGAAACTTATGAGCATTTTGTAATAATTGAACCCAAGCTTCTTCGCATCAAACCATGCGGTGTATCCGAGTATGAATTTCCTTTCCACGAGCTTCCTTATTCTGTATTGTACAGCATCCGGAGTGAGGCCGACTTTTTTTGACAGTGCAACCGTGGTTTCCCTGGAATCCGCATAAAGCGCAGAAAGCAGCTTAAGATCAATCCCATCAACCTTTTCCGGCGGGCTGATTTTTTCCATGGGCAGTTGCTTGTGCCTCGGGCTCTCAAGCGCCTTATTCCAGGACAAATACAATTGATACGTGGTAGTTATGACAGTTTTTTCAACAATCCTGGTTCCGAACCTGTTCATAAACAGATATACGGCTTCCTCTACCTCCCGTTCATCTGCAGCTATTATCCTCCATAACACATCGTACTCGCCTTCGCACACCGTGGCCCAGAGCGTTCTCGGATAAGCGTGCATGAATCCCATTACCTCCTGCTCGGTCTTTTCGTCCATCGCTTCGAATTTGGAGTAAATTCTGTAAGACCTGAGCCCCATCTTGAGAAAATCTACATCTGCAAAAAGAAGGGAAACCAATCCCTCCTTTTTCAACTGCCTCAGTCTTCTTTCCACGGTTGCCGGGCTCAACTTGAGCTGTTTCCCCATCTGCACAAAGCTCATGCGCGAATCCAGGTAAAGAAGCGTAAGCAGCTCCTTATCCTTCCTGTCCAGGTGCATATGTAATTTATCCAAATAAATTTATTATATCTTTCGTTTTTCTTTCATTTTTTCCTAAAGCGTATTAAGTATATCGAAAACCACATAGTTCAATCACTAATAACAAAAAACTCCAAAAAGGTGATGATATGATGAAAATAAACCTGCTGGAAACCAAAACCGAAAAAAGGCCGATGCACACCAAAAATCCCGAACCGTTGAGCGAGAAACCCCGTGGTTTGCGCATGAAGCGTTTTATCCGCACCGCGGCAATTGCAGGTGGAGTTGCGCTTTCCCTGCTCACTCCAGCAAAAGTCCATGCTCAAGATGGATGGGCAAATTTCAGATTCGGCTACAGCACAAACCAAAGCACCACCGCAACCCTAGAGGGCGGAACTTCAATAACCGACAAGCTGAAGTTTTATGGTTTTGCCGAGTTGGATGGTACCAAGGAAAAGCCGTTGGATCTTGCGCAGGGCGCTTTCCTTAAGCTCAGAGTTACCCAAGGCATCGGAAACAATTTTCACGTAATCGTTGAAGACCTCCTGACAAACGGAGATAACCGCGTAAGAGCCGGAATTGCATTCACCCCCATGCTTGGAAAAGGGAATTACACGCTGGTTTCAGCAATGCCTTTGGGTGTGGGCGGGAAGAAAGGGCCGCAATTATTCCTTTTCATGTCCCAGGAGATATCAAAAAGAATTCAGGCGCAGCTGCTTGCCGACTATGCAAGCAAACCCAATACGGTCTATCTTGAACCGGAACTCAATATTGCTATAACGAAGCATTTGGCCGTGCTTCTTCAGGGTCGCTATTTCGGAGCGCCTGAAAATATCGGAAAAGCCGGTTCCTGGAATGCAATATTAGGGATAAAATGGAGCATTAAATGAACTAAAGAGGCATGAAGGCAAGCCATTAAATATCACGGTTTGCACAATAAAACAACATGGGAAAAACGAAGCTCGCCGAGCTCTGTGTGTACCATCACGACTGCCAGACCAGCATAAGCTCGGAAAAATTTCCCGGAATAACGCTTGAGCAGCTGAGTCCCGTAGTCTATTTCTCTAAAGGCCCCGCAAGGCTGGATTACAGCCTTTTGTGGCGCGTGGGCGCCCATTCTCCTTCCGAACTGGATGAATACCTGGCTTACGTGAAGCACGATTCCAAGACAAAAAAGCTCCGCGTCCTGGAGAAATCAGATTCTAACGCGCACATCCTGCTCCGCTTCAAGGGCTCGAGTTCAACATACGACGCCGTGCTCTCCAGCGGAGTAACCTACACATCCAACGTGACCGCAAAAGCAGGCTTTGAAGTCCACCGCGTCCTTGCAACCGAACCCAGGAACATGGGCAGGATGCTCTCCGAACTCTCTGCAGTAGGGGACGTGAAGGTGCTCAAAGTGGGGGAATTCAAGAGCGGCTCGCTCTCCAACCTCCCTTCTCTCACGGACAAGCAGATCGAGGCGCTCAAGGCCGCGCTCATATCGGATTACTACTCGTGGCCCCGCGGCTCCACACTGGAGAAACTCGCGAAAACGGTCAAGATAAGCAGGCGGAGCGTGCAGGAGCGCCTCAGGAGGGCCGAGTCCAAGCTGATGCCCTTCGTGATACGCGAACTGGCCAGGAAAAAACTCTGATTTTGCGCAGAGTTTGGACAAATGCCCAAGCAATCCTCAAATATATCCGGCGAGCGATATCCCTATGGGAAGCGGGGAAACTTTCGGGGTTCTGGAAAAAAGATGGGCCAGCGCGTGCAGAATCCTGTTCAAATCCGAATTAGGAAGCCTCAGGGAATACGCGCCCTGGCTAAGGCAGAACAACGACCCGATAATGCCAAGAAAATCCTCAATTTCGGGCAGGAGCACTTCCTACGCCATCCCGTCTTATGCCCCAAACTCCAAATGGATAAGCTTAGACGAGATAGATTTCAAGAAAAGGTTCAAGCCGCTGGAAATTGATGAACTCAAGGATATTGACACGCTGGTTCCAGCTCTCGCGGAAAGGTTCTACTACGCAGGCAACGTGGTGCTCGGGAACTCCGGTTTCGTGGAAGACAGCTCCAACATAAGCGACAGCTTCTACATGCACGAAACCGGGACGCTCGCAGATTCCAAATACGTGGCCTACTCCACGCTCGGCCGCCTGAATCAGGACTGCTTCGGCTGCAACGGCATAGGGGAATCCCAGTTCTGCATAAAATGCTACGAGACGTTCAAGGACAAGCGCTGCTTCGAACTCTGGATGGGCCAAAACTGCTCCGACTGCTTTTACTCGCACAACCTGAACGGCTGCCAGGAATGCCTCTTCTGCTTCAACCTGAAGAACGCAAGGCACGCGATAGGCAATCTCGCGCTCGGAAAAGAAAAATATTTCTCGATAAAGGAATCCCTAATCTCGCAGATAGCCGAAGGGCTAAAAAAGAGCAAGCGCATCCCCTCGCTCGTTGAAATGGTCGAAAAAAGCGGTTTCGAAAAGCCCGCTTCGTTCGCATCAGCGTACGAGCCGGTTCCGGGACCTACGATAGACAAATCCCCAATCCAGTCCGCTTTTTCCGATACGCTTTCCCTGCTCCTCAACGCAAAAGTCCGCCTGGATTTGGACGATTGCTCCGCGTGGCTCCAGCGCTACACCCGCGCCCAGGAGAAATGCCGGTCCGCGGCAAGCGGCCTGCCGGTCTTCAGGCGCGATTACTCGTGCTATTTCCGGCTTCCGCGCGACAGGCTGCTTACGGCTTCGGAATCCCAGGAGCTCGGCCCTCCGCTCAGGCTTTCTGAATCCGACGCGGAAAGCCTGCGGATTTCAAACGCCCCTGGGAAAATCGGGAAGATTGCATTCTTCACCTCCGAATATTTTGACGGCACGAACCTGAATCTGGTGGAATGCCCCACCTCCTCGGATTCCGCGAACTGCTACCGCTCTTCTCCGGTAGTGTACGCGAAATACTGCGCCTACTGCTTCTGGCCCAGGAGCACCGCCTACGCGTTCGGATGCGAGAGCGTGCTGGACTGCGACTTCTGCGTGAACTGCTACAACTCGGTGAAGCTCTCGCGCTGCTTCGAGCTTGATTCGTGCAGGGAATGCTCTGATGTTTATTTTTCGCACAACTGCGAGGCATCGAGCAACTGCATGTTCTGCTTCAACGCGAAAAGCCTGAGATACGCGGTAGGAAACGTGGAAATCGGGCGCGAGAAATACATGGAATTCAGGAAGAAAATCCTGGAATGCATTGCCAGAGAGCTGGAAAACTCGAAAGACCTCAAATGGAGCATTTTCAATCTTGGCTCGAAAAATTAGAAATTTGTGCAAGGGGGAGGATTTGAACCTCCGTAGACGCTAGGTCACAGGATTTCCGTTTCCAATTCCGGGTTTTCAGTTCCGGAACAGAGCCTTAAGTCCTGCGCGATTGACCGAACTCCGCCACCCTTGCGAACGAAGTGAGCAAGGGCTTGAGTCGCGTCAGCGACTTGGCGGGTATTTGTCGAAATGTCGACAAATCTGAACCGCCACCCTTGCGCATAAACATCTGTGGCACGGTGATTAGCATTCCAATATTTTAAAATGCGTTCATGCCTTCTTCTGCTCAGGTTTAGCCTCGGCTTTAAGCTCGGCCCTGGCCAGGTCTGCAGTTTCCGCCTCGGAAAGCTCCCTGAGGAAGTCCTCCTCGTTTATGAACACGTAATTGGCTTTGCAGAATTTGGAATAGAATTTCTTCTGCTCCTCGTATTTTATCGGAGCCTGCACGAACAAACTCAGCCCCTCCCACATGCCGAACCACCCGAGCGGAGTGAGAAGCGTGGCGAGCACCCGCACGCTGTGGGAAACCGGGAAGAGATCCTCCGAATAATACGTGAGCAGGAGCACCCCGAACCCTACGACGAAATAAACCGCTCCCGCGCCCTTCCTCTTCCCTATCTCCACGTCCAGCTCCTTTATCTGCACCTGGAAGTACCCCTTGAGCCTTTTCTTTATGAGATTCTCAATCCGCGCCGAGCGCATCACGGCAGGAATGGAAAACCTTATCTCCACGTCCCCCTTCTTGTTCTCCACGTACCTCTTCTGCATCTCCTTAACGAAATCGTCGGAAAGCACGCGGTGCTCGTAGCCCGAAGGGTCGAAATCCGAGAATATGTCGTCGTACGTGTCCAGCGCTATGTGCAGGAGGTTCAGCAGGGAAGAAGGTTTTTTCTCCTCCACTTTCTTCGAGGGCACAATCGATTCCGCCATGGATTCCTTAAACACGAATAACTTTAAATTTGCAGCGCATTAAAAGCGGACATGGACGCTCCTGGAAATCCGGAAACAAACGCGGCTCTCATCTCTTTTTTCGCCGCCATTCTGTTCCTCGCAGTGCCTGTTTGCCTCTTCATACTAGACGAGGAAATGATGAACTGGGGCTACGGGGTGAGCTGCATATTCTTCTTCCTCTCCGTGTTCGCAACGGTTTCCGCAGCGGTTTTCTTCATGCGCTCGCGCACTTTGGGGCGCATGCTCAAAGGCGAGGGGCTGCTCGCAGTATGGAAATACGCCCCGGAGGAGTGGAAATCCTACGCTGAAAAGGAATTCAGGGAGGAAAGCTCTGAGAAAAAAGGCTTATTCCTGATCGTGGCCGGAATCGCGCTCTTTCTAGGGATTATTTTTTTCCTCTTTGACCAGGAAAGCGGCCTGTTCGTGCTCGGAATCATGGTCGCGCTCACAATCCTAATAGGGATAATCGCGTACCTGGTCCCTCTGCTCAATTACAGGCGCAACAGCGCAGGCCCAGGGAAAGCGTACATTTCGCGCGAAGGGGTTTTCCTGAACGGCGTTTTGCAGGAATGGGCTTTGTTCGGCTCTTCGCTCGAGGATGTAATACTGCGTGAAGGAAGACAGAACGTGCTCCAAATCACTTATTCCACGCTCGGAAAGGGAAGCAGGAACTTCTACACTGTGCGCGTCCCGGTTCCGAGAGGCGAGGAAAAACTCGCGGCCAAGATAGCAAAAGAGCTCATAGAAGCGAACGCCAAAGGTCAGTAGCTTCAATTAATCTTACGGGTGGGAAAATGAAAAGGGAAAAATTCACCATACTGCATTCCAACGACATACACGGGGACTTTCTCTCGGAAAGCGGCCCTGCGCACGAAGATGCGCTCGGAGGCCTCGCGCTCCTCTCCGGCTACATAAACAAGGTCCGGAAAGAGGAGAAAAACGTGCTTTACGTAGTTTCCGGGGACATGGTGCAGGGCTCGCTCATCGATTCTGAATACAAGGGAATTTCCACGGTGGAGATAATGAACTATCTGGCTCCGGACGTGGTTTCCCTGGGCAACCATGAGTTTGACTATGGCTTGCCGCACCTGCTTTTTCTCGAGAAGATGGCCAACTTCCCCATAGTGAACAGCAACCTCTACATAAAAAAATACTACAAAAGGCTGATGAAGCCCTTCCACATAATCGAAAAAGCCGGGCTCAGCATAATGTTCATAGGCATAATAACCGAGAAGATACTGGATTCGCTCAAGGGCGACAGCCTGGTGGGGAGCTTCATCACTCTGGAGGAAGCCAGCTCTGAAGTGGGAAAAATAACCGACAGCTACAAGAACGACGACATAGACCTGACCGTTTTGCTCACACACATAGGGCACGAATCAGACATCGAGCTGGCCAAAATGCTCAGGCCCGAGTGGGGCGTGGACATGATAATAGGCGGGCATTCCCACACCGTGCTCAGCGAACCAGCCAGGGTGAACAACATTCTCATCGCCCAGGCCGGAGTAGGGAGCGACCACATAGGGAGGTTCGACATAACTGTGGACGACGACACGAACAGCATAGTGGATTACAAATGGAGGCTGGTGGACATAAAGGGCGGCATTGCCGAGCCCGACCTTGCGCTATCGCAGTACATCAAATCCTACAAGGACATTATAGACCGGAAATACAACTCGCTGATATGCAGGCTGGTGGGCGAGGCAACGCATCCGCAAAGGGAGGTTGAAACCTCCTTGGGAAACCTGATAGCCGACGCGTTCGCCGAAATAGCAGAGTGCGACATCATGCTCGTCGGCTCAGGCTCCATACGGGCGAAAAGCCTCGGGCCCATGGTAACCCTGGGAGACGTGCAGCGCTGCTTCCCCTACGACGACAGCCTGAACCGATTTGAGATAAACGGAAAACAGCTCAGGAAAATATTCAGGCACATAATGCGGCCAGAAAACCGCAATTCCGAAGGCGAATGCTATCAGGTGAATTCTGGCGTGAAGGCTGTTTACAGCGCGGGCGAACTAGAACTCAGCGTGGGAGGAAAGCCGGTCTCGGATTCTGGATTTTATAGGATATGCATGCAGGGCTACCACATGAACAACTGCAAGCCCTATTTGGACATAAGCCTGGAAGAGCTCAGGGAATCAGGAAAATCCAAAGTCGTTTCCACTTCTGCGCAGGGCGTGCTCCAGGAATATTTGTCCACCCGCCAGAACCTTGCTCCTAAGTTGGAGGGAAGATTGGCCTATTCGTGATTCACTTTATTTTGATGAGCACCAGCACTGACGCAACAAATGTGAGCAGGTTTCCTGCAAGTATGTCCGTTGCCCCGCTGAGATAAGAATCTATCATAAGGAGCGCAATTCCCATCGCGCTCGCTGCCGGCAAAGCCCTTATTACCTCCTTTTTGCCTTTGGAAAGGTGGAGGAATTGGAGAATCCATCCCAGTGCGATAAGCACCAGGCCAACGAAACTCAGATACGCTATTGCCACGGCATCACCAGGGCAATATCTCAGAATAATTTATTTACTTTTTGTAGAATTTAGAAAAGCCCCAGGAGGGGATTGAACCCCCGACCTTCTGTTGTTTCTTCCCCAATTCCCTCATTGTGAGGGGGTTGCTTGGGATTAAACACTTTAGGGGGACGCTTCCCCCTGAAGGGTTATACGAAACAGACGCTCTACCACTGAGCTACTGAGGCGGACAGGGGGCTTCTTATCATCTGAGTACCAGCTCGCCCCCTTCTTCCCAGATACCCCCTCGCTGGTTTAATCTCTTTCATTGCACAGAGGATATCCCTACCTACATATTCTGTGTCTAATTAGGTTTTAAAACTCTCTTCGGCCTACTCTAAACTGATAAAAATGAAAATCGAGGACTTGAGGCTAGAGGATTTGCAGAATACCAAAACATTAGTTTCCAAATTCAAAAATGCGGGCTTCCAGGCCTCGAAGCTCAACCAGGCAGTGGAAATAGCAAATAAAATGAAGGAAGAAAAAGCCACAATCTATTTCACTTTCACTGCGAACATGGTCGCTTCAGGATTAAGGGGAATTTTCGCAGGCCTGTGCAAAAGGAAATACGTTGATTTGGTAATCACAACCGCAGGCGCGATAGAGCACGATTTCATCCGCGCGCATTCCAATTACGAACTCGGAGACTTCAACATGGACGATGCGCAATTGCACAAAAAAGAGATAAACCGCATAGGAAACATCCTCGCGCCCACGAAAAATTACGTCCTTTTTGAAGAAAAAATAAAGCCTATTTTCGAAAAACTCTACAAGGAAAAGAACAAGACGATAAGCCCCAGCGAGCTTGCATTTGAGATGGGCGCTTCCCTAAAGGATGAAAATTCCTTCCTCTACTGGTGCGCTAAAAACAAAATCCCGGTTTTCTGCCCGGGAATCACGGACGGCGCGGTAGGCCTGCAAACCTATTTCTACAAGCAGAAAAGAAAGGACTTCGGGATTGATGTTACAAAGGACATGAACCAGCTCGCGTCCATAACCTTGAACGCGGAAAAAACCGGAGGAATAATTTTGGGGGGCGGAATTTCAAAGCACCACGCGATAGGAGTGAACATCCTGCGCGGCGGATTCGATTACGCGGTTTACATCACCACGGCGCAGCCCTGGGACGGGAGTTTAAGCGGCGCACGGAGCTCAGAAGCAGTGAGCTGGGGCAAAATCTCGGAAAAAGCCAACCACATCACCGTAGATGGCGAAGCTACGATACTATTCCCTCTCCTGGCCGCGGGGCTGAAGTTGTGATTTACTACTCTCTCGCCGCCCTGATGGGCATGCTCGTGAAAATCGTGGACCAGCTCGAGGACGTGCTGAAAAACAATTCCCCTGTAAAATACATCCTCGCAATAATTTACGGCATAATAGGCGGATGCATAATTTCTTATTCCTCATTCTCTTCCCTGTGGATTGCCGCGCTGTTCGCCCAGCTCCTTGCGGGAAAACTGGATCGCCCGGTGCACATGCTCGGCTTCTCAGCCTCGCTCCTTTTCTCAGCAATATTCGGAATCGCGGACTTCCGGCTTTTCGACACGTTCGCGTTTCTCATCGCGGCGTTCATAGATGAATCCAACCCGCTCGGATGGAATCCGGCAATAAGACCCGCGCTCAAGCTGGCTTCACTTGCATTCGCGCTGATTGGGAGATGGGATTACCTGTTCGCGATACTGCTTTTCGACATTGCTTACTTTGCCGTAGGGATGGTAATTCCGGAAAAGCCGCGAAAGCCAATCAAATAATCAGTTGGGCTAAGCGATTTTCTTCACGAAAATCTCTCCGAAAAATTCGTCCTGCTTCAAATCCACCATCCTTCTCTGGCAAAGGTGGAGCAGGGGCAGCAGGGTGTAAACCATCTCCTCCACCCCTCCGCCGTCAAGCAATTGCGAGAACGTGGTCCACCCCTCCCCGTCAACCTTCCCCTTCACTTTCGTGAACACGCTGTCCATGCGCTCCTCTATGTCGAATTTCGGGGCAGGAAGATTCATAATCTCGTCCGCGGGCTTCAGTTTCGGAGGAGCCGGGTTGTCGTATTTTATCACCTTCTCCATCTCCCGCATCAGGTCCTCCATGGTTATGGGGCCCTTGGGCGGTATGCGCGAAACCAGCTCTATCTGCGGTATCTCCTCTGGCGCGTAATTCTCCGCAACTTCCTCGGGCTGGGCTTCAACCGCGAAATTGAGCACGTTGCTCTTGTACTTGAGAAGTATCGCGGCCGCCAGTATCACGTTCGCAGGCACGTGCAGTTCCAAATCCTTCATGTTTTTTATGCGCTTCAGGAACCCGTTGGCGAGCACCGTGATATCTATGTTCCACGGGTCGAGCCGCTCGCTCGCAATCATCTCCAGGAGCATCTCCTTCCACGTGGGCTTGAGCACCATGCGCTCTATGTCGTTGGCCGAGACATTGCGGCTTGGTTTAGGCTCCGGAGCTTCAGCCGGCTCCTCGTCAAAGTCAGCGCCCGATGCTTCCAGTTTGCCCTGCGCCTGTTTCGCCTGCATAAGCGAGTTTTAAAATATTCAGTTTTTAATCCTAATCAATGCAGGCTTGCGGGTTCGCATTCAGTTCCGGGTGGTTCCAGTGGATTTAACAGAAGCTAAGGTTTTCGACGCGTCAGAGCCCCTGTCGAAGGCCAT
This region of Candidatus Micrarchaeia archaeon genomic DNA includes:
- a CDS encoding PAC2 family protein is translated as MTVDIVKTASFDAKNPLIIVGFPGIGLVGSVATAYFVEKNGFEMVGYISSGDFAPLAAIHNYKPLPPVRIYYSKSLNIMVIMGEIVVPVSVSHDLAHRIMDFASELKATRIISVGGISLRESESAVYLVGNEQSNVNALVSKKVGRSIKEGATTGVTGTLLAVSGLSGYSMLAVLAEASPDFVDPKAASNALQVLSKIIEVPINTVELEREARTLAQGAKESAVKSKALGKKTGPTGGMYG
- a CDS encoding Lrp/AsnC family transcriptional regulator; this encodes MHLDRKDKELLTLLYLDSRMSFVQMGKQLKLSPATVERRLRQLKKEGLVSLLFADVDFLKMGLRSYRIYSKFEAMDEKTEQEVMGFMHAYPRTLWATVCEGEYDVLWRIIAADEREVEEAVYLFMNRFGTRIVEKTVITTTYQLYLSWNKALESPRHKQLPMEKISPPEKVDGIDLKLLSALYADSRETTVALSKKVGLTPDAVQYRIRKLVERKFILGYTAWFDAKKLGFNYYKMLISFRNATKEDEKRFVDFCAQCDDVVFLNKAIGSWDIEADVIVRNNSELHEFTRDLKTRFGNVLGKYDFIAVIDEKMLNPLR
- a CDS encoding helix-turn-helix domain-containing protein encodes the protein MGKTKLAELCVYHHDCQTSISSEKFPGITLEQLSPVVYFSKGPARLDYSLLWRVGAHSPSELDEYLAYVKHDSKTKKLRVLEKSDSNAHILLRFKGSSSTYDAVLSSGVTYTSNVTAKAGFEVHRVLATEPRNMGRMLSELSAVGDVKVLKVGEFKSGSLSNLPSLTDKQIEALKAALISDYYSWPRGSTLEKLAKTVKISRRSVQERLRRAESKLMPFVIRELARKKL
- a CDS encoding bifunctional UDP-sugar hydrolase/5'-nucleotidase, which translates into the protein MKREKFTILHSNDIHGDFLSESGPAHEDALGGLALLSGYINKVRKEEKNVLYVVSGDMVQGSLIDSEYKGISTVEIMNYLAPDVVSLGNHEFDYGLPHLLFLEKMANFPIVNSNLYIKKYYKRLMKPFHIIEKAGLSIMFIGIITEKILDSLKGDSLVGSFITLEEASSEVGKITDSYKNDDIDLTVLLTHIGHESDIELAKMLRPEWGVDMIIGGHSHTVLSEPARVNNILIAQAGVGSDHIGRFDITVDDDTNSIVDYKWRLVDIKGGIAEPDLALSQYIKSYKDIIDRKYNSLICRLVGEATHPQREVETSLGNLIADAFAEIAECDIMLVGSGSIRAKSLGPMVTLGDVQRCFPYDDSLNRFEINGKQLRKIFRHIMRPENRNSEGECYQVNSGVKAVYSAGELELSVGGKPVSDSGFYRICMQGYHMNNCKPYLDISLEELRESGKSKVVSTSAQGVLQEYLSTRQNLAPKLEGRLAYS
- a CDS encoding deoxyhypusine synthase — its product is MKMKIEDLRLEDLQNTKTLVSKFKNAGFQASKLNQAVEIANKMKEEKATIYFTFTANMVASGLRGIFAGLCKRKYVDLVITTAGAIEHDFIRAHSNYELGDFNMDDAQLHKKEINRIGNILAPTKNYVLFEEKIKPIFEKLYKEKNKTISPSELAFEMGASLKDENSFLYWCAKNKIPVFCPGITDGAVGLQTYFYKQKRKDFGIDVTKDMNQLASITLNAEKTGGIILGGGISKHHAIGVNILRGGFDYAVYITTAQPWDGSLSGARSSEAVSWGKISEKANHITVDGEATILFPLLAAGLKL
- a CDS encoding segregation/condensation protein A → MQAKQAQGKLEASGADFDEEPAEAPEPKPSRNVSANDIERMVLKPTWKEMLLEMIASERLDPWNIDITVLANGFLKRIKNMKDLELHVPANVILAAAILLKYKSNVLNFAVEAQPEEVAENYAPEEIPQIELVSRIPPKGPITMEDLMREMEKVIKYDNPAPPKLKPADEIMNLPAPKFDIEERMDSVFTKVKGKVDGEGWTTFSQLLDGGGVEEMVYTLLPLLHLCQRRMVDLKQDEFFGEIFVKKIA